The Stigmatella ashevillena genomic sequence ATCCACGAGGGCAGCGGGCTGCTGCGCTCGCCCCTGGGAGACGTGCGCTTCGAAGCACAGGACTACGTCTTCATTCCCCGGGGGATGGTGCACCGCTTCCTGCCGGATGCAGGCGTGCCGCAGTACTGGCTCTCCCTGGAGTTGAAGGGGGGCTTGCACCTGCCGAGGCAGTGGCGCAACGAGGTGGGGCAACTGCGCATGGATGCGCCCTATAGCCACCGGGACTTCCGGGTCGTGGAGTTCACCGGGCCCCGGGACGAAGGGATCCGGGAACTGGTGGTGAAGCGAGGGGAGGCATTTCACGGCTTCGCCTATCAACACACGCCACTGGATGTGGTGGGGTGGGATGGCACGGTGTATCCGTGGGTGTTTCCCATCCTCAATTTCCAGCCGCGTGCGGGATTGGTGCACCTGCCACCCACGTGGCATGGCACCTTCGCGGCGCGGGGGGCCCTCATCTGTTCGTTCGTACCCCGCGTGGTCGACTTCCATCCGGAGGCGATTCCCTGCCCCTATCCGCATACCTCGGTCGACTGTGACGAGTTCCTCTTCTATTGCAGGGGCAACTTCATCAGTCGGCGTGGGGTGGGGGCGGGCAGCATCAGCCACCATCCCATGGGCATGACGCACGGCCCGCATCCGGGAGCCTATGAGGGCAGCCTGGGCCACCGCACCACGGATGAGCTGGCGGTGATGCTCGACACGACGCTGCCCCTGCAGCCCACGGCCGCGGCGCTCAACATCGAGGATCCCCACTACCAGAACAGCTTCATTCCCTGAGCGCCTCGCCCTCTGTTCACCGGAGGGCGACGCTCCGCTCCAGGACCCCTTGCTCGCTCAGCAGCCGGGCTGCGGTGCATGAGCACGTGGGTCCGGCCTGTCCGTCACATCCCGGGGAGCCTCCCTCTGTCTCG encodes the following:
- a CDS encoding homogentisate 1,2-dioxygenase, whose product is MFERRVVGKVPRKHHIQLKDEKGALLHEECFTRDGFEGPYTIAYHQKPPHTQSLAVAAHGWKAPEAITGRPLAKRHYKSQEMKRVGGAPVDARVPLLFNADLTLGVLHPTEPDPVYFSNGDGDDLFYIHEGSGLLRSPLGDVRFEAQDYVFIPRGMVHRFLPDAGVPQYWLSLELKGGLHLPRQWRNEVGQLRMDAPYSHRDFRVVEFTGPRDEGIRELVVKRGEAFHGFAYQHTPLDVVGWDGTVYPWVFPILNFQPRAGLVHLPPTWHGTFAARGALICSFVPRVVDFHPEAIPCPYPHTSVDCDEFLFYCRGNFISRRGVGAGSISHHPMGMTHGPHPGAYEGSLGHRTTDELAVMLDTTLPLQPTAAALNIEDPHYQNSFIP